From the genome of Carnobacterium viridans:
TAGATTAATATAAGGAGGTAAAATATGCTAAGTAAAACATTTTTTGAAGTAATCCAAAATGAGGGAGTTGTCTCCATAACTTCATGGGGAAGTGGGGATCAACCAAATGTCCGGTGTACTTGGAATTCATATCTACGTATTACAAAGGACGAACGAATTTTAGCTCCTATTGCAGGATTTACAAGTGTTCAAGGCGATGTTTCTAAAAATGATAGAGTGATGTTAACATTGGGAAGTCGTGAAGTAGAAGGGTTTAATAACTATCAAGGAACTGGTTTCTTAATAGAAGGCCGGGCGCGTTTCACGGATTGCGGTGCTGAATTTGAACAAATGCAAAAAGAATATCCTTTCATGAATAAATTACTTGAAATAACAGTTGAATCCGCTAAACAACTCCTTTAAATGATTTAACTGATAGTAACTTTATAAACAGTGTGAAATAACTTATATAATACTAATGAGACATATACGGAGCTTCATATTTAATTGTACGAGCATTAGTTTATGTGAGTATCTTTTATGAGCTAACTTTATATGTATGGAACCGTTTTCTGTTATAATAGGGTAATTAGAAGGGAGGGATAACAAATGGTGAACTATCGAGTTTTAACTGTTACGAGTAATCCCTTGGGAGAATTCGAAGGT
Proteins encoded in this window:
- a CDS encoding pyridoxamine 5'-phosphate oxidase family protein, whose protein sequence is MLSKTFFEVIQNEGVVSITSWGSGDQPNVRCTWNSYLRITKDERILAPIAGFTSVQGDVSKNDRVMLTLGSREVEGFNNYQGTGFLIEGRARFTDCGAEFEQMQKEYPFMNKLLEITVESAKQLL